A genomic region of Aspergillus oryzae RIB40 DNA, chromosome 1 contains the following coding sequences:
- a CDS encoding uncharacterized protein (multicopper oxidases), producing MERKPSRRKSRIFETPERNESDTGSQNAPARRTTKYWPCGIVICPLILCILSALLFLQQFTTPDPLRSVLSSPKVHHGETLHSQVHNPDLARPSIELHPEDHIYRGAVTQHLDWVVAEDYLRPDGVLKQVYLVNGIFPGPTIEACSGDTLLINVTNALQGEPISIHWHGLHVHNTMDGVPGVTQNAIPPGSTFMYNLTIPQDQSGTFWYHGHTGTSRADGLYGGFVVHAPSSRPTVRGLMARDSAESLQYGYEREFLLLIGDWYHQPGAQVLAWYMSIASFGNEEASTALWPCLLDPWIALNNRPTSRTYQT from the exons ATGGAGAGAAAGCCCAGTCGCCGAAAATCGAGAATTTTTGAGACCCCAGAACGGAATGAATCGGACACTGGCTCTCAAAATGCGCCTgccagaagaacaacaaaatATTGGCCTTGCGGCATTGTGATTTGTCCGCTGATTTTATGCATTCTCAGTGCATTGTTATTCCTCCAACAGTTCACCACACCAGATCCATTGCGCTCCGTACTATCCTCCCCTAAAGTTCACCATGGCGAAACGCTACATTCCCAAGTACACAACCCTGACTTAGCTCGCCCGAGTATAGAGCTTCATCCAGAGGACCACATATATCGGGGAGCAGTGACACAACACCTTGACTGGGTGGTCGCTGAGGATTATCTTCGACCAGATGGGGTGTTGAAGCAGGTCTACCTTGTCAACG GTATCTTCCCGGGTCCGACTATTGAGGCCTGTTCTGGCGATACCCTTTTAATCAATGTCACAAATGCACTACAAGGTGAACCAATCTCTATCCACTGGCATGGGCTTCACGTCCATA ATACAATGGATGGTGTTCCCGGAGTGACACAGAATGCCATCCCACCTGGATCGACCTTCATGTACAACCTGACTATTCCCCAAGACCAAAGTGGCACCTTTTGGTACCATGGCCATACCGGAACCTCGAGGGCGGATGGCCTATACGGCGGCTTTGTTGTGCATGCGCCTTCTTCCCGGCCTACCGTTCGCGGACTCATGGCCCGTGACAGCGCCGAGTCCCTGCAGTACGGGTACGAAAGAGAGTTCCTACTGTTGATCGGGGATTGGTACCATCAGCCTGGTGCTCAGGTCTTAGCCTGGTACATGAGCATCGCATCTTTCGGAAATGAG GAAGCTTCGACTGCTCTATGGCCGTGCCTGCTAGACCCGTGGATTGCATTGAACAACAGGCCAACCTCTCGTACCTATCAGACATAG
- a CDS encoding Auxin Efflux Carrier superfamily (predicted membrane protein) translates to MAIFTAPTSFQNAQSLVPRQLLTQHQIGVSPSILGYVAPHSSHPSFSHLILLVFEAVLEVVCVSLPGYIAARQGLFDADAQKLVANLNVTLFTPCLIFTKLGSQLTAEKLFDLAIIPVIFVVQTLVSYICALTVSKCCGFKKRSANFVTAMAVFGNSNSLPISLVMSLSQTLKGLHWDRVPNDNDDEVAARGILYLLIFQQLGQLVRWSWGYHVLLAPRERYLEEGEREQSTTSIEQGRERYSDNPEQADPDEPLIRNASSEGSSTDSNDESEVFHSGEQTPVLVRAYSYTKLSPQDTDHPALLSAPPQGPFLPRQSTEGDILCFPSVEASGGDSGKAGLGFRFRTSVGRLGGRVTNTWERQSGALFQRLPTFLQKVLSGTVNGVRRFFRGLWQFMNPPLWAMLVSIIVASVPSLQRVFFDEGTFVQNSVTRAIEQNGQVAVPLILVVLGANLERSTLPEDAQQDMEHPKEEKKLIIASLVARMLLPTLIMAPMLALLAKYVPISILDDPIFVIVCFLLTGAPSALQLAQICQINNVYVGAMSKLLFQSYVVWILPSTLILVMCAMEVVEWASASF, encoded by the exons ATGGCCATTTTTACTGCGCCCACGTCGTTTCAGAATGCTCAATCTCTCGTTCCTCGCCAGCTTTTGACCCAACACCAGATAGGCGTCTCGCCGTCCATTCTCGGATATGTTGCTCCCCATTCAAGTCATCCGTCCTTCTCGCACTTGATTCTTCTGGTCTTTGAAGCGGTCCTAGAAGTTGTTTGCGTCAGCTTGCCCGGTTACATTGCCGCCAGACAAGGCCTGTTCGATGCGGACGCCCAGAAGCTGGTCGCCAACCTCAACGTCACTCTATTCACACCGTGTCTGA TTTTTACGAAACTGGGGTCCCAACTCACTGCAGAGAAGCTTTTTGATTTAGCCATTATTCCGGTGATCTTTGTCGTCCAAACCTTGGTTTCTTACATCTGCGCACTCACCGTGTCGAAATGTTGTGGCTTCAAGAAACGGTCGGCCAATTTTGTCACGGCCATGGCG GTCTTCGGAAACTCGAATTCGCTTCCGATCTCCCTAGTCATGTCGCTCTCACAGACCTTGAAAGGCCTCCATTGGGATAGGGTACCCAATGATAATGACGATGAGGTGGCTGCGCGGGGTATTCTTTACCTACTCATCTTTCAGCAGCTTGGCCAGCTCGTACGCTGGAGCTGGGGTTACCACGTTCTTCTTGCCCCCCGAGAGCGCTATCtagaggagggagaaagagagcaaagtACAACGAGTATCGAACAAGGCCGGGAGCGATACAGTGATAACCCAGAACAAGCGGATCCTGATGAGCCTTTGATCAGAAATGCATCTTCTGAGGGCTCCTCGACTGACTCAAATGACGAGTCTGAGGTATTTCACTCCGGTGAGCAGACACCAGTATTAGTACGCGCCTACTCGTACACAAAGCTGTCTCCGCAAGATACCGACCACCCTGCCCTACTTAGTGCTCCTCCACAAGGACCATTCCTACCCCGGCAAAGCACCGAAGGTGATATTTTATGTTTCCCTAGCGTTGAAGCATCAGGTGGCGATTCCGGAAAGGCCGGGCTCGGCTTCCGCTTCAGAACCTCCGTAGGTCGCCTTGGTGGTCGTGTAACCAATACCTGGGAAAGACAGTCGGGAGCCTTGTTCCAACGCCTGCCGACATTTCTTCAGAAAGTACTATCGGGAACTGTGAACGGGGTCCGCAGATTCTTCCGCGGCCTCTGGCAATTCATGAACCCTCCACTTTGGGCAATGCTTGTGTCTATCATCGTGGCGTCCGTGCCCTCGCTCCAGCGTGTATTCTTCGATGAGGGCACCTTCGTTCAAAATTCCGTGACTCGAGCAATCGAACAAAATGGTCAGGTTGCTGTGCCGTTGATTCTTGTGGTCCTTGGCGCCAACCTGGAGCGCAGTACTTTACCTGAAGACGCGCAGCAGGATATGGAACAtcccaaggaggagaagaagctgatcatTGCGTCTCTGGTGGCGCGTATGCTTCTTCCAACCCTGATCATGGCCCCAATGCTGGCCCTCCTGGCAAAATACGTCCCTATCAGCATTTTGGATGATCCgatcttcgtcatcgtctgtTTCCTTCTCACCGGCGCCCCTTCCGCGCTTCAGTTGGCTCAGATTTGCCAAATCAATAACGTATACGTGGGCGCTATGTCTAAGTTGTTGTTCCAAAGCTACGTTGTCTG GATTCTTCCTTCTACTCTAATTCTTGTTATGTGTGCCATGGAAGTGGTGGAATGGGCTTCCGCCTCGTTCTAA
- a CDS encoding uncharacterized protein (predicted protein) has protein sequence MIRDACAWKWQCSAISAGETLFACSNGDSTRNKCGDNGASFTVLIGRYQDDRSPKQKHAKTLDYFTISSLAQLCLGTKTSKRPQPLFDFIGIIFCKPKRGLSPREIASFSHEFKRK, from the exons ATGATAAGAGATGCCTGTGCCTGGAAGTGGCAGTGTTCGGCAATCTCAGCTGGGGAGACCTTATTTGCTTGCAGCAATGGTGATTCCACCCGGAACAAGTGTGGTGACAACGGTGCCTCATTCACTGTTCTAATTGGGCGATACCAGGACGATCGATCGCCAAAGCAAAAGCACGCCAAGACTCTAGACTATTTCACGATATCGTCATT AGCACAACTCTGTCTCGGCACCAAGACTTCCAAGAGACCACAGCCACTATTTGACTTCATAGGCATCATATTCTGCAAACCTAAACGAGGTCTATCGCCAAGAGAGATTGCTTCATT CTCCCATGAGTTCAAGAGGAAATGA
- the pbs2 gene encoding mitogen-activated protein kinase kinase PBS2 (mitogen-activated protein kinase kinase (MAP2K)) — protein MASEIDPVAGVSPSRDLDNKSDTTDDDLSPSVTTPPASVPSLRPTDKIPGITASSTHLGQISAARRGAGTPPRPQASMSSMSGASQGGLNQDILAKMKAFSLSRQGAPPTLPHAASTGTVPKTPRPGMPPAGLSSPGGQSPPVVNGPLAGALAGRLPPVARPNTKNWVSSPSIPGSSPSPVSAKPGGLAAKRMKPGLKLSDATGTKGTAGNQSPANGTEGTGETAFSKYSEFIDTKSGTLNFKNKAVLHGGGIEFSSGHKFSISLDEVDRLDELGKGNYGTVYKVRHSRPHMRKPGMGLRGIVSRPTGPEASGSDGVTDNLTGVIMAMKEIRLELDENKFAQIIMELEILHRCVSPFIIDFYGAFFQEGAVYICVEYMDGGSIDKIYKDGVPENILRKMALSTVMGLKTLKDDHNIIHRDVKPTNILVNSRGQIKICDFGVSGNLVASIAKTNIGCQSYMAPERIAGGGVQQSGASGGGTYSVQSDIWSLGLTIIECAIGRYPYPPETFNNIFSQLHAIVHGEPPTLPESGYSDEAHSFVRACLDKNPKNRPSYSTLLRHPWIAPLMRPPEESGGDDTTSASAGVTHSSVTEDKEVADWVKEMLERRNNGLLHDSNKPALHAVALDAVPGSPLLDDPSSISVQP, from the exons ATGGCATCCGAAATCGATCCTGTAGCGGGGGTCTCACCTTCGAGGGACTTAGACAACAAGTCCGATACTACCGACGACGACCTCTCCCCCTCCGTGACCACTCCCCCCGCCTCAGTGCCTTCTTTGCGCCCGACCGATAAAATCCCCGGCATTACTGCATCGTCGACACACTTGGGCCAGATCAGTGCAGCTCGAAGAGGCGCGGGCACACCTCCGCGTCCGCAGGCCTCCATGAGCTCCATGAGTGGTGCGTCACAAGGGGGCTTAAACCAGGATATTTTGGCAAAGATGAaggctttctctctttctcggcaaGGCGCACCCCCGACTTTGCCCCATGCGGCTTCAACTGGAACCGTGCCTAAGACTCCCCGCCCGGGGATGCCCCCAGCCGGTCTGTCGAGCCCAGGAGGACAATCCCCCCCAGTTGTTAACGGTCCTTTGGCGGGAGCTCTCGCCGGCCGACTGCCCCCGGTAGCTCGCCCGAACACCAAAAACTGGGTTTCGTCTCCATCAATTCCCGGCTCATCACCGAGCCCCGTTTCCGCGAAGCCGGGTGGCCTTGCTGCGAAACGGATGAAACCTGGACTCAAGCTATCCGATGCCACCGGCACCAAAGGCACTGCTGGAAATCAGTCTCCTGCCAACGGAACTGAAGGAACCGGCGAGACTGCGTTCAGTAAATATTCCGAGTTCATTGACACTAAATCGGGGACACTGAACTTCAAAAACAAGGCAGTTCTGCATGGCGGCGGAATTGAGTTCTCATCTGGGCACAAGTTCAGCATTTCGCTGGACGAAGTTGATCGTCTTGATGAATTGGGCAAGGGCAACTATGGAACAGTGTACAAGGTCCGGCATAGTCGGCCACATATGCGAAAACCCGGTATGGGTTTGAGAGGCATCGTCAGTCGTCCGACAGGGCCCGAAGCGTCTGGCTCCGATGGGGTCACGGATAATCTTACTGGGGtcatcatggccatgaaAGAGATCCGCTTGGAGCTGGATGAAAACAAGTTCGCTCAAATTATCATGGAGTTGGAAATTCTTCATCGCTGCGTCTCGCCCTTTATCATTGATTTCTACGGTGCCTTCTTCCAGGAGGGAGCTGTCTACATCTGCGTTGAGTATATGGATGGTGGGTCGATTGACAAAATCTACAAAGATGGCGTCCCTGAGAACATCCTCCGTAAAATGGCCTTATCCACTGTCATGGGACTGAAAACACTCAAAGACGATCACAACATCATTCATCGCGATGTTAAACCCACGAATATTCTCGTTAACTCGCGAGGACAGATCAAGATCTGTGATTTCGGAGTTAGTGGAAATCTGGTTGCCAGTATTGCCAAGACAAACATTGGTTGTCAGAGCTACATGGCTCCAGAGCGAATCGCTGGCGGCGGAGTCCAGCAATCCGGAGCAAGCGGTGGCGGGACCTATAGTGTTCAAAGTGACATCTGGAGTTTAGGGTTGACCATCATTGAATGTGCCATTGGCCgatatccatatcctccgGAGACCTTTAACAACATCTTCAGTCAACTGCAC GCTATTGTTCACGGAGAGCCACCAACACTTCCGGAGTCTGGATATTCTGACGAAGCTCATTCCTTTGTCCGTGCTTGTTTAGACAAAAATCCCAAGAATCGTCCTTCGTACAGTACGTTGCTCCGACACCCCTGGATTGCGCCCCTTATGCGCCCACCAGAGGAGTCGGGCGGCGATGATACGACGTCTGCCTCGGCTGGGGTCACCCATTCCTCTGTCACTGAAGACAAGGAGGTCGCCGACTGGGTTAAAGAGATGCTGGAGCGTCGCAATAATGGCCTTCTGCATGATTCTAATAAGCCGGCACTACATGCTGTCGCCTTGGATGCTGTTCCGGGCAGCCCTCTTCTTGATGATCCTTCCTCAATTTCCGTAcagccttga
- the glr1 gene encoding glutathione-disulfide reductase GLR1 (pyridine nucleotide-disulphide oxidoreductase), with the protein MPPVEPQQYDYIVLGGGSGGSGSGRRAAGWYGAKTLIVESGRSGGTCVNVGCVPKKMTWNFATVNETLHIAEHYGYTIPKDVKIDYGHFKELRDATVKRLNGAYERNWGREGIDLVHGRARFVEPKVIEVANNDGTKARYNAPHILIATGGRPKLPNIKGAEHGITSDGFFEIEELPPKIAVVGAGYIAVELAGVMGAVGVDTHMFIRGQTFLRKFDPMIQKTMTERYEAAGITVHKGHPGLKEVQLVRDGKGKDKLLKLISNDGSEMEVNEILWAIGRAPEVEDLHLDVPGVKLNDAGFVDVDEYQNSSVDGIYALGDVTGHAELTPVAIAAGRQLGNRLFGPPELKDSKLSYDNIPTVVFSHPEVGTVGLTEPEARERYGDDQIKVYYTKFTAMYYDVVPPEEKKKNPTEFKLICAGPEEKVVGLHILGLGVGEMLQGFGVAVKMGATKRDFDSCVAIHPTSAEELVTLR; encoded by the exons ATGCCTCCCGTGGAGCCCCAGCAGTATGACTATATCGTTCTCGgaggtggtagtggtggtagCGGCAGCGGACGCAGAGCGGCCGGTTGGTATGGCGCAAAGACATTGATTGTGGAGAGTGGACGCTCGGGTGGAACTTGTGTCAATGTCGG GTGTGTcccgaagaagatgacctGGAACTTTGCAACTGTCAACGAGACACTTCATATTGCCGAGCACTACGGATACACCATTCCCAAGGACGTCAAGATCGACTACGGTCATTTCAAGGAGCTCCGGGACGCCACAGTCAAGCGGTTGAATGGCGCTTATGAACGGAACTGGGGACGTGAGGGTATCGATCTCGTACACGGCAGAGCCCGCTTTGTTGAGCCTAAGGTCATTGAGGTTGCCAACAATGATGGCACTAAGGCACGCTACAATGCGCCTCACATTCTGATCGCCACCGGTGGACGTCCCAAGCTCCCGAACATCAAGGGAGCTGAGCACGGAATTACTAGCGATGGATTTTTCGAGATTGAGGAACTGCCCCCTAAGATCGCTGTTGTCGGCGCCGGATACATTGCTGTCGAGCTGGCGGGTGTCATGGGAGCCGTTGGCGTTGACACCCACATGTTCATCCGTGGCCAGACCTTCCTTCGCAAGTTCGACCCGATGATCCAGAAGACCATGACTGAGCGGTACGAGGCTGCGGGCATCACCGTCCATAAGGGCCACCCGGGCCTTAAGGAAGTGCAGCTCGTGCGGGACGGAAAGGGCAAGGACAAGCTTCTCAAGCTGATCTCAAACGATGGGTCGGAGATGGAGGTCAACGAGATTCTATGGGCTATCGGCCGTGCGCCCGAAGTTGAGGACCTGCACCTCGACGTCCCAGGCGTCAAGTTGAACGACGCTGGATTTGTCGACGTCGATGAGTACCAGAACTCGAGTGTCGATGGTATTTATGCTCTGGGTGACGTGACTGGACACGCTGAGCTGACTCCCG TTGCCATTGCCGCTGGCCGCCAACTTGGCAACCGTCTGTTCGGACCACCCGAGCTGAAGGACTCCAAGCTTTCTTATGACAACATTCCAACTGTCGTGTTTTCCCACCCCGAAGTCGGTACCGTTGGTCTCACTGAGCCCGAGGCTCGCGAACGCTACGGCGACGACCAGATCAAGGTCTACTACACCAAGTTCACCGCGATGTACTACGACGTTGTTCCccccgaggagaagaagaagaacccgaCTGAATTCAAGCTTATCTGCGCTGGGccggaagagaaggtggTCGGTCTGCACATTCTCGGACTCGGCGTTGGAGAGATGCTGCAGGGATTCGGTGTCGCTGTCAAGATGGGCGCCACTAAGCGCGATTTCGACAGCTGCGTTGCGATCCACCCTACCAGTGCTGAGGAGCTGGTGACTTTGCGGTAA
- a CDS encoding glycoside hydrolase family 16 protein (predicted protein): MYFNYAAATLAALLPLCSAQTYSACNPLKESGCKPNPGMGSNFNSDFTTGDGALGGWTTTAGKVTTGGQGAEFTLAKKGDAPTIDTSNYFLFGKVEVVMKAAPGTGIVSSIVLESDALDEVDWEALGGDTTQIQTNYFGKGDTSSYDRATFVNMASPQADYHTYTIDWNKDQTTWSVDGNVVRTLNYNDAKGGSRYPQTPMRLRLGIWAGGDPDNAPGTIEWAGGQTDYSQAPFTMYVKSVNIVNYTPSDSYTYSDNSGSWQSVKTSGSGSSSPEPRSTSSTSSTAESASSSEPATESSTTSKTSPTGFITSTTSSTTGSTTDSTESTTGTTTGTTTGSSSSETGSGSTTAESSSSTGASTTESSAPGSSSGAGSSTGAGSSTGAGSSTGAGSSPGAGSASGSASSSAAGATSTVPLSNSATTPYGGSFMGLMTVMGLMTAMLQL, translated from the exons ATGTATTTCAACTACGCTGCAGCTACACTAGCTGCACTACTCCCACTATGCTCAGCCCAGACCTACTCGGCATGCAACCCTCTTAAGG AATCTGGTTGCAAGCCCAACCCGGGTATGGGTTCCAACTTCAATTCGGACTTCACCACCGGCGATGGAGCTCTCGGCGGCTGGACAACTACCGCCGGCAAGGTCACTACTGGTGGCCAGGGCGCTGAGTTTACTCTGGCCAAGAAAGGCGATGCGCCCACAATTGACACCAGCAATTACTTCCTGTTTGGTAAGGTCGAGGTTGTCATGAAGGCTGCGCCGGGAACCGGTATTGTCAGCAGCATTGTCCTAGAGTCGGACGCCCTCGATGAGGTTGACTGG GAAGCCCTCGGTGGTGACACCACTCAAATTCAGACCAATTACTTCGGCAAGGGCGACACTTCGTCCTATGACCGTGCAACTTTTGTGAACATGGCTTCTCCACAGGCTGATTACCATACGTACACCATCGACTGGAACAAGGACCAGACCACCTGGTCCGTTGACGGCAATGTCGTGCGTACTCTCAACTACAACGACGCCAAGGGTGGTTCTCGCTACCCCCAGACCCCTATGCGCCTGAGACTGGGCATTTGGGCCGGTGGTGACCCGGACAATGCTCCGGGTACCATCGAATGGGCTGGTGGCCAGACTGACTACAGTCAAGCCCCCTTCACTATGTATGTCAAGTCGGTTAACATTGTGAACTATACCCCCTCCGACTCCTACACCTATTCCGACAACAGTGGCTCCTGGCAGAGTGTCAAGACCTCGGGCTCGGGCTCATCATCCCCTGAGCCTCGCAGCACCTCCAGCACCTCGTCCACCGCTGAATCCGCGTCCTCGTCCGAGCCCGCGACCGAGTCTAGCACCACCAGCAAAACCTCTCCTACTGGTTTCATTACCAGCACTACCAGCAGTACTACCGGCAGCACCACTGACTCCACCGAATCCACCACTGGTACCACCACCGGCACTACCACcggctcttcctcctcggaaACTGGCTCTGGCTCCACCACTGCTGAGTCCAGCTCGAGCACCGGTGCATCCACGACTGAGTCTTCTGCTCCCGGGTCTTCTTCCGGCGCTGGATCTTCTACTGGCGCGGGATCTTCTACTGGCGCGGGATCTTCTACTGGTGCTGGATCTTCTCCTGGCGCGGGATCTGCCTCTGGCTCGGCTTCTAGCTCGGCCGCTGGTGCTACATCCACCGTTCCTCTCTCCAACTCCGCTACAACACCTTACGGTGGATCTTTCATGGGCCTCATGACGGTCATGGGCTTGATGACCGCCATGTTGCAGCTGTGA
- a CDS encoding uncharacterized protein (predicted protein) — protein MATDSPRPKDSSILGESWIVASSSPDKEERPNKNQPPESPSQSRHLNKEAGRQECNNGCDSMTTSASSISGPELIMPSIYETPIAEGSWVAPDVRSKSKTAHSLRRRHKAARENTPRTEKHDLDMSKENDSSKQGPSTSQVDEKLSRPKSASRSKTLQTLIRTIINILLVVAISHLLIIPEVVQQYQTLCTIEAISTLYPASCIPPYPQPQTNHHRASRYDTVVSSQTRLESLFNTTLHAMTPLSGTLKQSESKLRYIETELKKVYPGMKHELDLEFSGCWEATRAATKKFDSLKVDIRSAVDNLIATNGATAAGDSQSAAQGARLSTQMSWREQYLDQLTTRMQSKADSLSNDLATLDDHLESISSILAREMTQSSASSGTTDSAAESPGGGLRAFVDKLPSFFRPTIDGENLIRPDLSISELFQDAAEQHRPVVDTVRRLSSELQNLQKKRAY, from the coding sequence ATGGCTACGGATTCCCCTCGTCCTAAGGATAGTTCTATCCTGGGCGAGTCTTGGATAGtggcatcatcttccccagACAAGGAAGAGCGACCGAATAAGAACCAGCCTCCTGAAAGCCCAAGTCAAAGCCGTCACCTAAACAAAGAAGCTGGTCGTCAAGAGTGTAACAATGGGTGCGACTCGATGACCACATCGGCCTCCTCTATATCAGGACCCGAGCTCATAATGCCCTCAATATATGAGACGCCTATCGCGGAGGGTTCCTGGGTTGCGCCGGATGTGCGATCCAAATCAAAGACCGCGCATTCTCTTAGGCGCCGACATAAAGCAGCGCGCGAAAACACACCGCGAACAGAGAAACATGACCTGGACATGTCCAAGGAGAATGACTCCTCTAAACAAGGGCCAAGCACTAGTCAGGTAGATGAGAAGCTCTCCCGTCCAAAGTCAGCGTCAAGGTCTAAAACGTTGCAAACACTGATTCGAACCATAATAAACATACTACTTGTCGTGGCCATTTCGCATCTGCTCATCATTCCCGAAGTAGTACAGCAGTATCAGACTTTATGCACGATAGAAGCTATTTCCACTCTGTACCCGGCCAGTTGTATTCCACCTTACCCCCAGCCTCAGACCAACCATCACCGTGCATCCCGTTACGATACCGTTGTATCCTCTCAAACGCGGCTAGAATCCCTATTTAATACGACTCTGCATGCAATGACCCCGCTATCAGGCACGTTGAAGCAAAGCGAGTCGAAGCTCCGCTACATCGAGACGGAGCTAAAGAAGGTGTACCCGGGCATGAAACACGAGCTCGACCTCGAATTTAGCGGCTGCTGGGAAGCCACCAGAGCCGCCACCAAGAAATTCGATTCCCTCAAAGTTGACATCCGTTCTGCGGTCGACAATTTGATCGCGACCAACGGGGCAACGGCGGCAGGTGACTCACAATCCGCCGCTCAGGGCGCCCGGCTATCGACGCAAATGTCGTGGCGCGAACAGTACCTTGATCAGCTGACTACCCGCATGCAGAGCAAGGCTGACTCTTTGTCCAACGATCTCGCCACACTAGATGACCACCTAGAATCTATTAGCAGCATCTTAGCTCGTGAAATGACACAGTCATCGGCATCTTCAGGCACGACAGACTCCGCTGCGGAGTCTCCTGGCGGTGGACTTCGGGCATTCGTTGACAAATTACCTTCGTTTTTCCGTCCAACAATAGATGGAGAGAACCTAATTCGTCCGGATTTGTCGATATCTGAGCTCTTCCAAGACGCTGCGGAGCAGCATCGTCCCGTTGTTGATACCGTGCGACGATTGTCCTCAGAGTTACAAAACttacagaagaagagggcaTACTGA
- a CDS encoding threonine--tRNA ligase MST1 (Threonyl-tRNA synthetase), with amino-acid sequence MRRLNPLLRQTLLLRKSRPSTRYTLRPPRLQWLSTTSTRPCSCSDPQPEQPPSQSSATPADYRALGTAQDLFTTSIYSPGSPLFLPNGTHVINKLVSFLRTQYLQYGFREVLTPTIYKRSLWEVSGHWQNYKDDMYEVRGRGAMGETEGEAGEDESYGLKPMNCPGHCLLFKSQNHSYRELPIRYADFSPLHRNEVSGSLSGLTRVRRFHQDDGHIFCRPQQIKSEIASALGFVDMVMTTFGLGPYRLVLSTRPEKDFIGSLELWDSAESQLREALDNSGREWALNEGDGAFYGPKIDIQLQDQAGKYHQLSTIQLDMNLPQRFGLEYQVAEGEEDYNPATPGRARPVLVHRANFGSIERFLALLIEQYAGRWPFWLSPRQGIVLTVNQDEKVLQQAHEAAAKISGFRALEPGQSGNNAPQPLSFVDSTFLIDVDDSPQTLGKKIQRAKQMKYNFIFIVGPKDVAESRVTADITGQLQSKPDGNAQKLQDMLVSRFGEKAVQNPRAVPLKVDEVHDLLVQLEKRFV; translated from the coding sequence ATGCGTCGATTAAATCCTCTGCTACGGCAGACCCTGCTCCTGCGGAAATCACGTCCTAGTACACGTTACACCCTCCGACCGCCGCGCTTGCAATGGCTGTCCACAACCTCCACTCGACCGTGTTCATGCTCCGACCCGCAGCCTGAACAGCCGCCCTCTCAGTCCTCAGCTACACCTGCCGATTATCGCGCACTCGGAACTGCACAAGACCTGTTCACCACCTCTATCTACAGTCCCGGATCacccctttttctccccaaTGGCACTCATGTCATCAACAAACtcgtttccttcctccgcaCGCAATACCTCCAGTACGGTTTCCGCGAAGTCCTAACCCCGACCATCTACAAACGTTCTTTATGGGAGGTATCGGGACACTGGCAAAACTATAAAGATGATATGTACGAAGTACGAGGCCGAGGAGCTATGGGGGAGACTGAAGGAGAGGCCGGAGAGGATGAATCGTACGGACTGAAACCGATGAATTGCCCCGGTCATTGCTTGCTATTCAAGTCACAAAACCACTCATACCGAGAACTACCCATCCGTTACGCCGATTTCAGCCCGCTACATAGGAATGAGGTGTCTGGTTCTTTAAGCGGACTCACTCGGGTTCGACGCTTCCACCAGGACGACGGACATATTTTCTGCCGACCGCAACAAATTAAGAGTGAGATCGCATCCGCGCTTGGATTCGTCGATATGGTTATGACTACTTTCGGACTGGGGCCGTATCGATTGGTGCTTTCTACGCGACCGGAGAAGGACTTCATTGGTAGTCTAGAATTGTGGGACAGCGCGGAATCACAGCTTCGCGAAGCTCTTGATAACAGCGGAAGAGAATGGGCACTCAATGAGGGGGACGGTGCGTTTTATGGCCCGAAGATTGATATTCAACTCCAGGATCAAGCCGGGAAATACCACCAGCTCTCAACTATTCAGTTGGACATGAATCTACCACAGCGTTTCGGGTTGGAGTATCAGGTGGctgagggagaggaggacTACAATCCAGCAACCCCTGGAAGGGCAAGGCCCGTGCTGGTTCATCGGGCGAACTTTGGCTCCATAGAGCGATTCCTTGCCCTACTTATTGAGCAATACGCCGGTCGCTGGCCATTCTGGCTGTCTCCGCGACAGGGAATCGTCCTTACGGTCaaccaggatgagaaggttcTGCAACAGGCGCATGAGGCTGCGGCTAAGATATCGGGATTCCGTGCGCTTGAGCCTGGTCAAAGTGGCAACAATGCTCCCCAGCCTCTCTCCTTTGTCGACTCCACATTCTTGATTGACGTGGACGATAGCCCTCAGACGCTaggaaagaagatccagagGGCCAAACAGATGAAGtacaacttcatcttcatcgttggACCTAAGGATGTCGCCGAGTCGCGCGTTACAGCTGATATTACCGGTCAACTGCAGAGCAAGCCGGACGGAAATGcgcagaagctgcaggacaTGCTGGTCAGCCGGTTTGGAGAGAAGGCGGTTCAGAACCCCCGGGCAGTTCCATTAAAGGTTGACGAGGTGCACGATCTCCTGGTGCAATTGGAGAAGAGATTTGTATAA